Genomic segment of Prochlorococcus marinus CUG1433:
CTAGCAGTTAAAAATATTTTAAGTTCTGCATGAGGAAAAACAGTAGTTCCTATATCTCTTCCCTCAGCTACAAGTCCGCCTGATTCTCCAATTTTTCTTTGTTCTTCTACTAAGAATTTTCTTACTTCTTTTATTGAGGAAATTTTAGAAACTATGGAGCTTATCTTTTGCGACCTAATTTCTTCAGTAACACAGTAGTTATTAACATAAACATCCTGATGTGAATTTGTATTTGACTTGAAAACAATAGATATATTTTTTAAAAAAGTCTGTAATTTTTTTTCTTTTTTATAATCAATATTTTCTTTAAGTATAAGCCAACTCAATGCCCTATACATTGCTCCAGTATCTAAATATAGAAGTTTAAGTTTCTTCGCTATTAACTTTGTTACAGTACTTTTACCTGACCCTGCAGGACCATCAATTGCAATAATCGGCCTTTTTTTCATTAGGAAAACGTGATCAATTAATCTTGTCTCTCCACATCTTATCGCACCAGCCAGTAACGAAATATTATCCTCAAGTCTCGCTTTTTGGAGGGTATAGGGGTGTAAGTGTTCTAAATATTCGATTGAAATTTTTTTTGCTGATAACTTTTTAATTATTTCGTTTAAATTGATATTTTTTTCTTGTTGAAAATTTTTTTTTGCTTCTAATAACTCACTTGAAAAAAACCTAATCAATTTCCTTTCGTCTTTTGATAAATGTACATTACGTGAACTTAAAGGAATTCCATCAAAATCTCTTTGTGTAGGAATAGATTTAATAGCAATATTTAATTGCTCTTTTAGAACAAGATTTTTTAAAATTAAAAGTTGTTGCCAATCTTTTTCTCCTAGGTAAAGATTTTTAGGCTTGATGAGATTAAGTAATCTATAAACTACTGTACAAACGCCATCAAAATGTCCAATTCGATTTAATCCACATAATGCAGAAGACAATTCTATTGGAGCTTTTAGGAATTTAATATTTTTATTATTTGGTGGATATATATCTTCATTACTTGGGATGAAGATGGCATCTGCGCCATTTGAAAAGGAGATTTTTATATCATTATCAATTGTTTTAGGGTAATTCTCTAAATCTAACTTGTTATCAAATTGAAGTGGATTAATAAAAATACTTACTAAATTAATATTAGAATTGTCATTTTTTGCTGTTGATATTAGTTTTATATGTCCATTATGAAGATTACCCATTGTTGGAATGAAGTTAATTTCACTATTAATATTTCTCCTCCAATTTTCTATTTCTTCAGTGTTCCTTATGATTACTTTCTTCACGTTGTTTTTAAAAAATAAATCTATTTGATAAATAATTACTGGACAAAAGCAATCTTCAGAGGAATATCTATATAGTGAAAGTCTATCATTTTTATTTCATGGATTACAAAACATCAGGTGTTGATATAGAAGCTGGGCGAGAATTTGTTTCCGAAATTAAACAGGCAGTTGAAGGAACTCATACATCTAATGTCATTGAAGGTATTGGCGGGTTTGGAGGTTTATTTAGAATTCCTATCGATAGTTTTAAAAAACCAGTGCTTGTTTCAGGTACTGATGGTGTTGGAACAAAATTAGAATTAGCCCAAATCAAAAACTTTCATTTTGAAGTTGGTATTGATTTGGTTGCTATGTGTATGAATGATATTATTACTAGCGGTGCAAAACCTTTATTTTTTCTTGATTATATTGCTACTGGCAAGCTTGATAAGGAACAATTATTGCAAGTTGTTCGAGGCATATCATATGGCTGCGGAGAAAATGACTGTTCATTACTAGGTGGCGAAACTGCTGAAATGCCAGGATTTTATTCAAAAAATAAGTATGATTTGGCAGGATTTTGTGTGGGAATAGTTGATGAGGACAAGCTTATAAATGGTAAAAAAGTATCAGAAAATGATTTAATAATTGCTTTTAAAAGTAATGGAGTGCATAGCAACGGCTTCAGTTTAGTAAGAAAAATAATTCAAAACAATTTTCAAATTGATAAAGAATTTGAAAAAATTTATCAATTAAATTTTTATGATGAGTTATTGAAACCTACAAAAATCTATAATAATGTTATTCACCAAATACTATCTGAAAATATAGAAATTAAAGCAATGTCTCATATTACAGGTGGTGGCATTCCAGAGAATTTACCCAGATGTATACCTTCTGATTTTGTACCTTATATAGATACAAATTCTTGGGAAATACCAATTTTATTTAAATTTTTGAGAGAAAAAGGAACGATTCCTGAAAAAGATTATTGGAATACTTTCAATCTTGGAGTAGGATTTTGCTTAATTGTTGATAAACAATTTAAAGATGCAATTTTAAATATATGTAAAAATCATGATATTGATAGTTGGGAGATTGGAAAGATAGTTCGAAAAAAAGATTCAACAGTTAGTAAATTTTTGCCTGAAATTTTAACTTGAATTTTTGCCCACTCAATTTCAATGAGTTTTAAAAATTCTTTTTTGTACACAAAAGAAAAAGTTAGGTGTAATATAATAAAACTATTACCGAATAATATCGGAAGTTTAAGTATTAAGATCTAACCTTTAATTCAATGCCTTTTGCAAATAATCAAAGAATTACACGTAGACGTAGTTCAGCAGGTCCTACTCCTCCAAAAAGGCCATCAGGTAATAATTCTGAATTAAGTGGTAGACAGGCTCAAGGCCCAAGACCAACTTTTTTGACGCTTAGAGATCATGGGAAGGTTTTTGTTGCTGATTTACCTAATTTGTCTGATGGTCAATTAGCTCATATAAGTAAAGAAGCTAATGAAGTATTAAATAGTTTGGAAAAAAGGCTTATTGATCTTGAAAATGAGCCTAATATTAGCAATCCTGAAAACGACACACTCATAAAGGCTTCTACTAAAAGAGATGTCACACTAAGGTTTATTAAATCCATAGAAGAAGAACAAGAACATAGGAAGAATAATCCTGCCTTGAGAGATGCTGCTTCTGAGTCTTTACCCAGAACTTTTCTTGAGGTTGCTAGACA
This window contains:
- a CDS encoding phosphoribosylformylglycinamidine cyclo-ligase; this translates as MDYKTSGVDIEAGREFVSEIKQAVEGTHTSNVIEGIGGFGGLFRIPIDSFKKPVLVSGTDGVGTKLELAQIKNFHFEVGIDLVAMCMNDIITSGAKPLFFLDYIATGKLDKEQLLQVVRGISYGCGENDCSLLGGETAEMPGFYSKNKYDLAGFCVGIVDEDKLINGKKVSENDLIIAFKSNGVHSNGFSLVRKIIQNNFQIDKEFEKIYQLNFYDELLKPTKIYNNVIHQILSENIEIKAMSHITGGGIPENLPRCIPSDFVPYIDTNSWEIPILFKFLREKGTIPEKDYWNTFNLGVGFCLIVDKQFKDAILNICKNHDIDSWEIGKIVRKKDSTVSKFLPEILT
- a CDS encoding histidine phosphotransferase — translated: MPFANNQRITRRRSSAGPTPPKRPSGNNSELSGRQAQGPRPTFLTLRDHGKVFVADLPNLSDGQLAHISKEANEVLNSLEKRLIDLENEPNISNPENDTLIKASTKRDVTLRFIKSIEEEQEHRKNNPALRDAASESLPRTFLEVARHRLPGATFDSLLREALEACAVDESAKENEIIDEPKETVKIMDLPSPNTNASLVVSIDPSDNSKDGSN
- a CDS encoding bifunctional pantoate--beta-alanine ligase/(d)CMP kinase, translated to MKKVIIRNTEEIENWRRNINSEINFIPTMGNLHNGHIKLISTAKNDNSNINLVSIFINPLQFDNKLDLENYPKTIDNDIKISFSNGADAIFIPSNEDIYPPNNKNIKFLKAPIELSSALCGLNRIGHFDGVCTVVYRLLNLIKPKNLYLGEKDWQQLLILKNLVLKEQLNIAIKSIPTQRDFDGIPLSSRNVHLSKDERKLIRFFSSELLEAKKNFQQEKNINLNEIIKKLSAKKISIEYLEHLHPYTLQKARLEDNISLLAGAIRCGETRLIDHVFLMKKRPIIAIDGPAGSGKSTVTKLIAKKLKLLYLDTGAMYRALSWLILKENIDYKKEKKLQTFLKNISIVFKSNTNSHQDVYVNNYCVTEEIRSQKISSIVSKISSIKEVRKFLVEEQRKIGESGGLVAEGRDIGTTVFPHAELKIFLTASIDERAKRRKSDKNSKDLQEIDLNALKELIKKRDFEDSNREISPLIKANDAIEIITDEYTINEVADKIIDFYNDKIPKETEIK